A genomic region of Sciurus carolinensis chromosome 7, mSciCar1.2, whole genome shotgun sequence contains the following coding sequences:
- the LOC124989461 gene encoding LOW QUALITY PROTEIN: WD repeat-containing protein 73-like (The sequence of the model RefSeq protein was modified relative to this genomic sequence to represent the inferred CDS: inserted 2 bases in 2 codons) yields MEEVEAPRESWYQDFHAFDLSGATRVLEWIGDKGVFVVGYESLKKNEVLHLILPLRLSVKENQGLFPERDFKVRHGGFSDGSVFDLKCVPDTRSLVTSGLAGCXLRVWQFAENSDVIKPVSTIAVHEKEGNFWPRVAVLSSVAPGVLHGAQLSDLKTVDLESQKVMYSSGISDSEELSSLQVLDIDIFAFCCTSGHLGIVDTXQKWAPLENISPNLGSGGERWHAEVSGMGRGPGSCIASLDSEGQLRLLDTRNLCHPMSSVQCPVSTPSPNPELLRVSWAPGLDNCLAISGFDGTVQVYDVTSWGGMGIQVEPLFTHRGHIFLNENKMDAAPQVTTHTWHPCKPRTLLSAAGDASLHVWEWVDLRASC; encoded by the exons ATGGAGGAG GTGGAGGCACCTAGGGAATCCTGGTACCAGGATTTCCATGCATTTGACCTCTCAGGAGCCACTCGAGTCCTTGAATGGATTGGTGACAAAGGAGTCTTTGTTGTTGGCTATGAGAGCCTGAAAAAAAATGAGGTTCTTCATCTGATACTACCTCTCAGACTGTCTGTAAAGGAAAACCAGGGCTTATTCCCAGAAAGAGATTTCAAAGTGCGCCATGGAGGATTTTCAGATGGATCTGTCTTTGATCTAAAGTGTGTGCCAGATACCAGGTCACTGGTGACCAGTGGCCTTGCAGGTT CACTGCGGGTGTGGCAGTTTGCAGAAAACAGTGATGTCATTAAGCCTGTCAGCACCATTGCTGTGCATGAAAAAGAGGGGAACTTCTGGCCTAGGGTGGCTGTCTTGTCCTCAGTGGCTCCTGGAGTCCTCCATGGGGCACAGCTTAGTGACCTGAAGACTGTGGATCTGGAATCCCAGAAGGTCATGTACAGCTCAGGCATCAGTGACAGTGAGGAGCTGAGTAGCCTACAGGTCCTGGATATAGACATCTTTGCTTTTTGCTGCACCTCTGGTCATCTGGGGATTGTTGATA ACCAGAAGTGGGCACCATTGGAGAATATCAGCCCCAACCTTGGGTCTGGTGGAGAGAGATGGCATGCAGAAGTAAGCGGCATGGGCCGAGGCCCAGGGTCCTGCATTGCAAGCCTTGACTCAGAGGGGCAGCTCCGTCTCCTTGACACCCGGAATCTCTGCCATCCTATGAGTTCGGTCCAGTGCCCAGTGTCCACACCTAGCCCCAACCCAGAGCTACTGCGAGTGTCATGGGCCCCAGGCCTGGACAACTGCTTAGCCATTTCAGGTTTTGATGGGACAGTTCAGGTCTATGATGTCACATCTTGGGGTGGAATGGGGATCCAGGTGGAACCTCTCTTCACTCACAGAGGTCACATCTTCCTCAATGAAAACAAGATGGACGCTGCTCCACAGGTCACCACCCATACCTGGCACCCCtgcaaacccaggactttgttaTCAGCAGCAGGCGATGCCTCCCTGCATGTGTGGGAGTGGGTAGACCTTCGTGCTTCCTGCTGA